A genomic window from Lycium barbarum isolate Lr01 chromosome 4, ASM1917538v2, whole genome shotgun sequence includes:
- the LOC132637574 gene encoding uncharacterized protein LOC132637574: MLKVDLQTAYDSIEWVYLEQVLTLLQFPDVFVKWIMTCLSSVTYSINLNISPTPPFDAKRGLRQGDPMSLYLFVLSIEYLNRLFKQLHIDRSFKFHPRCAKMKVIQLSFADDLLLFSRGDAPSVQALFSCFNQFSQASGLQANLQKCSIYFGGVKQSVQDQILDILKVPKGELPIRYLGVPLSTKRLSIAQCQPLLDKMLGKVTSWTSKFLSYAGRLQLLKAILFSVQTYWSQLFSLPKKILKIIERICRTYLWTGDINISKKALIAWDKLCMPKSVGGMNVINIQVWNKAALCKMLWNLCRKKDVLWIQWVHIYYGKTSSLWGLCPKQACWVIQKILKAKTYIEEVGMTETELLAMPKFSIKRMYNKMIGDYEKFRWRSLICNTPGAPKWLFILQLVAHGRIYTRDRLNKWGMQVDPICPLCEKEQENIAHLFFRCDISCYVWAKVLRWQGINRAPLKWTDELQWCVSRYNGKNSSATIFRISLAAAVYHLWLERNQVAFHGRRRSNDSLVKLIIQECYVRASMKAKLASRLTALDWYPR, translated from the coding sequence ATGTTGAAAGTGGATTTGCAAACGGCATATGACTCAATTGAGTGGGTGTACCTAGAGCAAGTGCTGACTCTACTccaattcccagatgtatttgtTAAATGGATTATGACATGCCTAAGTTCAGTCACTTATTCTATTAACCTGAATATTTCACCTACACCACCTTTTGATGCAAAAAGAGGATTGAGACAAGGAGACCCCATGTCTCTCTATCTCTTTGTTCTGTCCATCGAGTATTTGAACAGGTTGTTCAAGCAGCTCCACATTGATAGAAGCTTTAAATTTCATCCCAGGTGTGCAAAAATGAAAGTGATACAACTGAGCTTTGCTGATGACCTGCTCTTGTTTAGCAGGGGAGATGCTCCATCTGTACAAGCCTTATTCTCTTGTTTTAACCAGTTCTCACAAGCATCTGGGCTACAAGCAAACTTACAGAAGTGTTCTATCTACTTTGGGGGAGTGAAACAAAGTGTCCAAGACCAGATTTTGGATATACTCAAGGTCCCTAAAGGTGAGTTGCCTATAAGATACCTAGGGGTACCTTTAAGTACTAAAAGACTCTCCATTGCTCAATGTCAACCACTACTTGATAAGATGTTGGGCAAAGTAACCTCTTGGACATCAAAGTTCTTGTCATATGCAGGAAGGCTTCAACTCCTCAAAGCTATATTATTTTCAGTGCAAACATATTGGTCCCAATTATTCTCATTGCCTAAGAAGATACTGAAGATTATTGAGAGAATTTGTAGGACATACTTATGGACTGGGGACATTAATATTTCCAAAAAAGCCTTGATTGCCTGGGACAAACTTTGTATGCCAAAGAGTGTTGgtggtatgaatgtgataaatATTCAGGTATGGAACAAGGCTGCACTGTGTAAAATGCTATGGAATCTGTGTAGGAAGAAAGATGTGCTATGGATCCAATGGGTCCACATTTACTATGGAAAAACTAGTTCACTATGGGGACTATGCCCTAAACAAGCCTGTTGGGTAATCCAAAAAATCCTCAAAGCCAAAACTTACAtagaggaagttgggatgactgAAACTGAGCTATTAGCCATGCCTAAATTCTCAATCAAGAGGATGTATAACAAAATGATAGGAGATTATGAAAAATTCAGGTGGAGAAGCCTCATATGCAACACCCCAGGAGCTCCCAAATGGTTGTTTATTCTACAACTTGTAGCACATGGAAGAATCTATACTAGAGACAGGCTGAATAAGTGGGGAATGCAGGTGGATCCAATATGCCCATTGTGTGAAAAAGAACAGGAGAATATTGCTCATCTATTTTTCCGGTGTGACATTTCCTGCTACGTATGGGCAAAGGTGCTGAGATGGCAAGGAATTAATAGAGCACCTCTGAAGTGGACAGATGAACTCCAATGGTGTGTGTCCAGGTACAATGGCAAGAACAGTAGTGCAACAATTTTCAGAATCTCACTAGCTGCAGCAGTGTATCATTTATGGCTAGAAAGGAATCAGGTGGCTTTCCATGGAAGAAGAAGATCAAATGATAGCCTTGTGAAGTTGATCATCCAAGAGTGTTATGTCAGAGCTAGCATGAAGGCTAAACTAGCTAGTAGACTTACTGCTCTAGATTGGTATCCTAGGTGA